Genomic DNA from Nonomuraea rubra:
TCCGGCGAGCCGATCATCGCGCCGCCGAACACGTACGTGAACATCAGCGTGAACATGATCGGGAACAGGGTGGCGTCGAGCAGCTGTTCCGGCACGTGCCTGATCTTCAGCAGGACCCGCCAGGCGAAGGCCAGCGTCGCGCCGAGCGGGCTCGCGCCCGTGTCCGGCGGTGGCGCGCCGGCGACGGCGGAGATCAGCCGGGTGTCGAGATCCGCCGGGCGTCCGGTCGTCTGGTCGATGGTCACGTCGAGGCCTCCGCGTGGCCGGGCGCGGTGCCGTCGGCCGGTTTGCCGGTGAGCGCCAGGAACACCTCGTCGAGGCTCGGCTGGGCCAGCGCGTACTCGCCGAGGGCGAGCCCGCGTCCGGTAACGGCCGCCAGCGCGCTCGCGACCGCGGCCGGTTCGTCCACCCGCAGGGAGAGCGCGGCGGGATCCGGCTCCAGTACGGGGTCCGCGCCGAGCATCGCCCCCAGGAGGCGGGCGACCTCCGGCCGGTCGGCGCTGTCGCTCACCCGCACCCGCAGCGCCCCGGCGCCGACCAGGGACTTCAGCCGGCCGCTCGTGCCCTCGGCGATGACGCGGCCGTGATCGACGACGGCGATGCGGTCGGCGAGCTGGTCGGCCTCCTCCAGGTACTGCGTGGTGAGCAGGACGGTGGTGCCGGCGCCGACGAGCGCCCGCACGCTCTGCCACACCTGGCCGCGGGTGCGCGGGTCCAGGCCGGTCGTCGGCTCGTCGAGCATCAGCAGGGCGGGGCGGACGACGAGCGAGCCGGCGATGTCCAGCCTGCGCCGCATGCCGCCGGAGTACGTCTTCACCTCCCGCCTGGCGGCCGGGCCCAGGTCGAAGGCCTCCAGCAGGTCGGTGGCGCGCCTCCTGGCCGCTCGGCCGCGGTGCCCGCGCAGGCGGGCGAGCAGGGTGAGGTTCTCCAGCCCGGTCAGGTCCTCGTCGAGGGAGGCGAACTGGCCGGTGAGCGCCACGCGGGCTCTGACCTGGGCCGCCTCGGTGGTGACGTCGTGGCCCAGCACGCGGGCGGTGCCGCCGTCGGGGCGGATCAGGGTGGCGATCATCCGGATCAGGGTGGTCTTGCCCGCCCCGTTCGGGCCGAGCACGGAGGAGACGCAACCGGCGGGCACGGCCAGGTCGACGCCGTCGACCGCCCGGTTGGCGCCGAAGACCTTGACCAGGCCGCGGGTCTCGATCGCCTTCATGCCGCGGCGCCTTGCCCGCGCGGCCGGGACGCCGGCCTCTCGATCGGTGATGTCATGCGGGCAGCGTGCCCCGGCATCACGGCCGCGGTCTTGAACGAATGTTCAGGCGGCGTGCGCCCGCGTCCAGGCGACGCTGTCGACCGTCCACAGCGGGTCGGCGGCGATCGAGCCCGGGGTGCGGCCGGCGAACCGGAGCACCTCGCGATGCAGGTGCGACTGGTCGGCATAGCCGAGCTCCGCGGCGACCTCGGCGACCCCCGCAGAGGTGCCGAGCCGGCGAAGCGCCAGGTCGAACCGGACGATCGTGGCCGCCCGCTTCGGCGAGACACCGATCTGCGAGGTGAACCGGCTCCAGAACCGCGTGCGGCTCCAGCCGTACAGGCCGGGCAGGTCGCCGATCAGCACTCGCCCGCGGCTCGCCGTGATCCGCCGCCACGCGTCGGCCACCTCGGGATCGACGCGCGCCGGGGAACGGCGGCGCCGGGTGAGGGCGTCGCGGACCAGCGCGAACCGGTCGTCCCAGGACCGCGTCTCGATCAGCCGCGAACGCAGCCGGACGGCGTCGCGCCCCCAGATCGCGGCCAGGTCCAGCGGCGCGCCGTTGAGCTCGCGCGGCGCCACGCCGAGCAGGGCCTGCGCGGCCGTCGGATCCACCTGGAGCTCGACGCAGTCGATGGCGCTCCCCGCCACCCTGACGGCGGTCGGGGCGATGCCGGCGACGAGGCCGCCCTCGATGGCGCCGCTGCTGAACGGTTCGAGGCTGCCCGGGGTGCAGTCGATCACGATCGCGATCGCCGGACCGGGAGGGACGCGCTCCTCGAACGTCCCGCCGGAGCGATCGCGGAAGCCGGCCATCCTGACGCCGGGGACGGCGTGCGCCGCCGTGGCGGCCGCCACCTCCCAGCCGCCGTGGTGGCGCGGCTCCTGCCCGGGGTCGTCCGCTCCCATGCCCGCGAGCATAGCCCGTGCACCAGATCGGCCTCCCACCCAGCTGAGCCCAGCCCGTGCACCTGACCGGCCTCCTGCCCGACTGAGCCCAGCCCGTGAACCCGAGCGGCCTCCCTCCCGACTGTGCAAGGTGACGGAAGGGACTGATGCGGATATGAAAGCTCTGGAAGCCGACAGGCTGGGCAAGCGGTACCGCACGCGCTGGGCGCTGCGCGAGGCCACGTTCGAGCTGCCCGCCGGGGCGCGGTGCGCGCTGGTCGGGCCGAACGGTGCGGGCAAGACCACACTGCTGAACCTGGTGACCGGGCTGCTGGCGCCCACCACCGGCGGCATCCGCGTGCTCGGCCGGCCGCTGGAGCTGTCCAGGGTGGCGTTCGTGGCGCAGGACAAGCCGCTGTACCGGCGGTGGAGTGTGGCCGACCTGCTGCGGTTCGGCGCCGCGACCAACCCCCGGTGGGACCGGCACGCCGCCACCTCGTTCCTGCACGCGTACGACATCCCCGTCAGGGAGCGGGCGGATCGCCTGTCCGGCGGGCAGCGCACCCTGGTGGCGCTCGCCCTGGCCGCCGGCAAGCGGGCCGACCTGCTGGTGCTGGACGAGCCGCTGGCCGAGCTGGATCCGCTGGCGCGCCTCCAGGTGATGGACGTGGTGCGCGGCCTGGACGCCACCGTCCTGCTGTCGTCGCACATCCTCGCCGACCTGGCCGGGGTGTGCGATCACCTGATCCTGCTCGGCGCCGGCCGGGTCCGCTTGTGCGGCGCCTTCACCGACCTGCTGGCCTCCCGGCCGGCCACCACCATGGAGGACCTCGTGCTCGACCACCTGCGCAACCCCGGACTCCCCCGGTGAAGGGGCCGCTCTGGGTGGCCTGGCGGGGGCAGCGCGCGCAGGCCGCCGCGATCGCCGCGGTCGTGCTGATGTACGCCCTGGCCTGCGTCGTGGAGCGGGCGGAGCCGGGCCTGTCCGGGCTCACCCGGCAACTGGCCGGGCTGCTGCCGGGGGCGGTCTGCCTGGTGTGGGGCGCGCCGCTGATCTCCCGCGAGTTCGAGACCGGCACGTACAAGCTCGCCTGGACGCAGAGCCTCACGCGCGGGCGCTGGCTGGCCGCGGTGGTGGCCGTCCCGATCGCCGGGGCCTCGGCCGCGGCGGCGGTGACGGCCGCGCTGCCGGCCTGGGTGCTGCCACCCGCGGGGGGCGATCCGATGGCCTGGCCGTACTACGAGAGCCACGGCCCGG
This window encodes:
- a CDS encoding ATP-binding cassette domain-containing protein, producing the protein MKAIETRGLVKVFGANRAVDGVDLAVPAGCVSSVLGPNGAGKTTLIRMIATLIRPDGGTARVLGHDVTTEAAQVRARVALTGQFASLDEDLTGLENLTLLARLRGHRGRAARRRATDLLEAFDLGPAARREVKTYSGGMRRRLDIAGSLVVRPALLMLDEPTTGLDPRTRGQVWQSVRALVGAGTTVLLTTQYLEEADQLADRIAVVDHGRVIAEGTSGRLKSLVGAGALRVRVSDSADRPEVARLLGAMLGADPVLEPDPAALSLRVDEPAAVASALAAVTGRGLALGEYALAQPSLDEVFLALTGKPADGTAPGHAEAST
- a CDS encoding AraC family transcriptional regulator → MGADDPGQEPRHHGGWEVAAATAAHAVPGVRMAGFRDRSGGTFEERVPPGPAIAIVIDCTPGSLEPFSSGAIEGGLVAGIAPTAVRVAGSAIDCVELQVDPTAAQALLGVAPRELNGAPLDLAAIWGRDAVRLRSRLIETRSWDDRFALVRDALTRRRRSPARVDPEVADAWRRITASRGRVLIGDLPGLYGWSRTRFWSRFTSQIGVSPKRAATIVRFDLALRRLGTSAGVAEVAAELGYADQSHLHREVLRFAGRTPGSIAADPLWTVDSVAWTRAHAA
- a CDS encoding ABC transporter ATP-binding protein — its product is MKALEADRLGKRYRTRWALREATFELPAGARCALVGPNGAGKTTLLNLVTGLLAPTTGGIRVLGRPLELSRVAFVAQDKPLYRRWSVADLLRFGAATNPRWDRHAATSFLHAYDIPVRERADRLSGGQRTLVALALAAGKRADLLVLDEPLAELDPLARLQVMDVVRGLDATVLLSSHILADLAGVCDHLILLGAGRVRLCGAFTDLLASRPATTMEDLVLDHLRNPGLPR